The genomic region ATTTTTGCGGGATCCGTACTCATAGTTAACTCCTTGGCGTGAGTAAATATTAACAATTAGCGTCAACATTATTCGTTAGTTACTCGTTATACTGAACATGCTGGGCGGTGTTTCAGCATAATAATTTCATTTAATTTGGAGGTTTCATGAATAAGTTACTGACCGCATTACTCATGTCCGTGGTTTTTTCCGTCGCATCTTTTGCTGCGCACGCTAAAACTGCACAACAGGAAAAAATGGGCGCATGCAACAAAGAAGCTGCAAGTAAAACTCTCAAAGGCGACGAGCGCAAAAGCTTTATGAAATCCTGCCTGTCTGCCAAACCCGAAGCAGCAGCAACACCAGCGACTCCGGCTGCAGCAGCCACTCCGCAAAATGCAATGACAACATGCAATAAAGCCGCTACCGGTAAAAAAGGTGACGAGCGCAAAGCCTACATGAGTTCATGCCTGAAGGCCAAAGGCCCGGAAAACATGAAGTAAGCTACATCAAGGGGGCACAGTGTTCCCTTGCATTCGTTATAAAGCATATTGTCCACGAAAGACACGAAAAGCACGAAATAAATCAAAAGCTGTCTAGTATCAGCGGTAGCTTTCTATAGCTTGAGGTTCTTGAAATATTTTCGTGCCTTTCGTGTCTTTCGTGGACAACTAGCCTTTAAAAAATCAGCGTTTCACCCTGAACCAAGCCGCATACAGCGCAGGCAGGAACAGCAAAGTCAGCACTGTCGCCACCGCCAGCCCACCCATAATCGCTGTTGCCATCGGGCCGAAAAACACACTGCGCGACAACGGTATCATTGCCAGTATCGCCGCCAGCGCGGTAAGCATGATAGGCCGGAAGCGTCGCACTGCTGCCTCGACAATCGCATCAAACACCGCCTGTCCCTCCGTAATATTGCGCTCGATCTGATCTATCAGTATCACCGAATTACGCATGATCATGCCGAACAGCGCAATGGTACCGAGCATCGCAACGAATCCGAATGGCCGCCCCAGCAGCAGCAATGCTGCCGCGACACCGATCAGTCCCAGCGGTGCAGTCAGCACCACCATGATCACCCGCTGAAAACTCTGCAATTGCAGCATCAGCAGGGTCAGCACCGCAATCAGAAATATCGGCATGCCGACATTGATCGAGCCGTTGGCTTTGAGACTTTCCTCGACAGCACCACCGGTTTCAATGCGATAGCCTAATGGCAGTTTGGCCTGAATTGCATCCATTGCCGGCTGTACCTGCGCCGACACCACCGGCGCCTGCATTTTGCTGTAAATATCAGCGCGTACGGTAATGGTCGGCTCACGATTACGATGCCAGATCAGGCCGTCTTCCATACCGTAACGCAGTGTCGCCAGTTGCGACAATGGCACGGTATGGCCGGAAGCCGTAGGTACGTTCAGATTTGCCAGCAGATGCAAGTGCTCACGCTCGTCCAGCGGCGCACGCAGCACCACATTGATAAGCTGGTCGCGCTCCCGGTAAGTCGTTACGGTGCTGCCCTGCAAGGCGGTTTGCAACAACTGCGACAGATCCTGTTGCGTCACCCCCAGTGCCGCTGCCCGCGCCGCATCCATTTCCACGAAGATCGCTTTGGTGCGCTCATCCCAGTCCAGTTGCACGTTACGCAGATTCGGGTTGGCACGCATGGCTGCGGCCATCTGGTTGGCGATAGCCCGCAAGGTATCGAAGTCTCCGCCACTTACCCGGAACTGCACCGGGAAGCCTACCGGCGGGCCGTTTTCCAGACGCAGCACGCGCCCGCGCAAGGCGGAGAACTGCGGACTGTCCATCAAGGCAATCAGTTCGCTGCGCAACTGCTCGCGCGCTGCCAGGTCGCGGGTAGTGATGACAAACTGGGCAAAATTCGAGGCTGGCAATTGCTGATCCAGCGACAGATAAAAGCGCGGTGAACCGCTGCCAACATAACTCGCATAGTTCACCAGCTGCGCCTTGTGCTGATCCAGCCAGTGCTCCAGCTTGACCACTTCACGCTGGGTGGCCGGCAGCGAGCTGCCTTCCGCCAGACGCAAATCCACCAGCAATTCCAGCCGTGTCGCATCGGGAAAAAACTGCTGCTGCACATATTTGAAACTGAAAATTGCGCCGGCAAACGCCAGCACCGTTAGCACGATCACTGTCTTGCGCTGCACCACACACCAGGTGACCCAGCCACGAAAATGCGTATAGAACCAGGCCGCGAACTGATGCTGCCTGCGTGCCAGCGTATGCAGCCAGCCCTGTTCAGGCGAACCGGCCTGATGCGGCTTGGGCAATAGCTTGTAACCCAGATACGGCACCACGATCACCGCCGCCAGCCATGACAGCAGCAAGGAAATCCCCACCACCTGAAACAGCGAGCGCGTGTACTCGCCGACCGTAGACTGCGCCGTCGCAATCGGCAAAAATCCTGCTGCAGTAATCAGCGTACCAGTGAGCATGGGGAATGCGGTGGTAGTAAAGGCGAAACTCGCAGCCTTGATACGATCCAGCCCCTCCTCCATTTTCACCGCCATCATTTCCACGGCGATGATGGCATCGTCCACCAGCAAACCCAGCGACAGAATCAGCGCACCCAGTGAAATCTTGTGCAGCCCCACACCCAGCCAGTTCATCACCAGGAAAGTTGCTGCCAATACCAGCGGAATGGTCAGCGCCACCACCATGCCGGCACGCAAGCCGAGACTGATAAAGCTCACTGCCAGCACTATGATCACCGCTTCGATTACCGAGCTGACGAATTCGCCTATCGCCCGGTGCACGGCCTTGGGCTGGTCGTTAACCCGATGCAGGGTCAACCCGACTGGCAGACGTGATTCGACCTGCGTCATCAGCTTATCCAGATTGCGCCCCAGCGCAATGATATCGCCGCCTTTTTGCATGGAGACACCGATACCAATAGCGGGTACCCCTTCAAAGCGCATCAGCGGTTGCGCGGGATCGGCATAGCCACGCCGCACGTCGGCTACATCTTTCAACCGGACCGTACGCTTGCCAACACGAATCGGCAATTCGGCAATGTCGTTCACCGTCTGAAATGCACCGGACGGCCGCAGATAGATGCGGTCGGTAGTGGTATCGATACTGCCCGCAGGCAGCAGGATATTGGCTGCCTGCAGCGCAGTGATCAGATCCTGTGCACTGAAGCCAAGATTGGCCAGTTTCTGATTGGACAGATCAATATAGACCCTGTCGTCCTGCACCCCGATGATGTCCACCTTGGCCACGCCGGCGGTGCGCAACAACTCCTTGCGCAGATCATCCGCCGTCTGCCGCAACTGGGTCAGGCTATAACCATCGCCGGTCAGCGCAAAAATGTTGCCGTAGGTTTCACCAAATTCGTCGTTGAAATAAGGGCCCTGCACTCCCTGCGGCAAAGTGCGCTGCATATCGGCCACGCGCTTGCGGATCTGATAGAACATCTCCGGCATATCACGACTTGGGGTCGCATCCTGCGCCTGCACAAATATCTGCACTTCACCCGGTCGCGAGAAGCTCTTCACCGTATCGACCTGCGGTGACTCCAGCAGTGTTTTTTCAATGCGGTCAGCCACCAGTCGTTGCATCTCGTCTGCCGTCGCGCCTGGCCAATATGCCTGCACCACCATGATTTTGAAGGTGAACGGCGGATCTTCCGATTGCCCGAGCTTGCCGTAAGCGGCCACGCCGAGCACGGTGATCAGCCCCATCAGATACAGCACCAGATTACGATGCGCCAGCGCCCACGCCGAGAGGTTAAAGCGACTCACTAGATACTCCCCGCTGGCGCCACACCATCATAAGCGGCCGGCACGATGGCCTGACCTTCATGCAGTTTATGCGCACCGGCAGCAATGACCTGCGTCCCGGCTGGCAGATTGGCCTGCACCAGCATACCGTCCTCGCGGTATTGCACCACACTTACCGGTACCAGATGCACCTGATGCTGCTGATTCACCACCCATACCGCCGTCTGTTTGCCCTGCTGGAATAACGCACCCGCCGGCAACGCCACCGCAGCAGACTGCACACCGGCATCGGCTAACACCACGCTGGCCGACATCCCCAGCCTGATTGCCGGAGCTGCCTCAGCCAGACTGACTTTCACCAGATAAGTACGCGTTTCGTCCGCCGCCGGTGCAATCTCGCGAACACGGGCGGGCAGCCATTGATCCGGCATGGCCCACAAATGCACCTGCGCTGGCTGGCCGACCTTGAGCTGACCGGCTATGCTTTCACCAACCCGCACCTGCACTTCGCGGACGCCATCGTAAGCCACGCGCAGCACCGGCTGCCCGGCACTGACCACCTGCCCGGCCTCAACATTGACTGCGGTTACGACGCCAGCAGCCTCAGCTGTCAACGTAGTATAACGCGACTGATTTGCCGTCACACCGGCCTGCGCCCGTAGTGCATTCAGCCGCGCCTGTGCGGCTTTGCTCGCAGTGATACGGCTGTCCAGTGCAGAGGGACTGATAAACTGCTGCGCCACCAACTTCTGCGAGCGCGCCAGCTCACTAGCAGCATTGGCGGCATCGGCCTCTGCTCCTGCCAGTTGCGCCTGCGCCTGAGTGCTGGCTAGCAGGGCATCGCTGGCATCCAGTCGCGCCAGAGCCTGACCAGGCTTGACTGCTGCCCCCAGCTCCACCAGACGTGCCAAGACCTTACCACCTACCCTAAAGCCCAGATCGGCCTCATGCTGCGCATGAATCTCACCGGCGTAGACAGCCTGCCCACCGTGCGCCGCCTGACTCACCACATACACCATCGCCGGACGGGTTGCCTCCGGTTTTTCAGCCGGTTTGCTGCAGCCACTCGCTACCACTGCCACTATCGGCATGACCCACCAGTTACGCATAACCATCCCTTTTATCTTGGAAAAATCAGCTTGTCCACGAACAACACGAAATGCACGAAATGCACGAAATCAATACATCACACCAATGGATC from Sulfuriferula thiophila harbors:
- a CDS encoding PsiF family protein, which produces MNKLLTALLMSVVFSVASFAAHAKTAQQEKMGACNKEAASKTLKGDERKSFMKSCLSAKPEAAATPATPAAAATPQNAMTTCNKAATGKKGDERKAYMSSCLKAKGPENMK
- a CDS encoding efflux RND transporter permease subunit; protein product: MSRFNLSAWALAHRNLVLYLMGLITVLGVAAYGKLGQSEDPPFTFKIMVVQAYWPGATADEMQRLVADRIEKTLLESPQVDTVKSFSRPGEVQIFVQAQDATPSRDMPEMFYQIRKRVADMQRTLPQGVQGPYFNDEFGETYGNIFALTGDGYSLTQLRQTADDLRKELLRTAGVAKVDIIGVQDDRVYIDLSNQKLANLGFSAQDLITALQAANILLPAGSIDTTTDRIYLRPSGAFQTVNDIAELPIRVGKRTVRLKDVADVRRGYADPAQPLMRFEGVPAIGIGVSMQKGGDIIALGRNLDKLMTQVESRLPVGLTLHRVNDQPKAVHRAIGEFVSSVIEAVIIVLAVSFISLGLRAGMVVALTIPLVLAATFLVMNWLGVGLHKISLGALILSLGLLVDDAIIAVEMMAVKMEEGLDRIKAASFAFTTTAFPMLTGTLITAAGFLPIATAQSTVGEYTRSLFQVVGISLLLSWLAAVIVVPYLGYKLLPKPHQAGSPEQGWLHTLARRQHQFAAWFYTHFRGWVTWCVVQRKTVIVLTVLAFAGAIFSFKYVQQQFFPDATRLELLVDLRLAEGSSLPATQREVVKLEHWLDQHKAQLVNYASYVGSGSPRFYLSLDQQLPASNFAQFVITTRDLAAREQLRSELIALMDSPQFSALRGRVLRLENGPPVGFPVQFRVSGGDFDTLRAIANQMAAAMRANPNLRNVQLDWDERTKAIFVEMDAARAAALGVTQQDLSQLLQTALQGSTVTTYRERDQLINVVLRAPLDEREHLHLLANLNVPTASGHTVPLSQLATLRYGMEDGLIWHRNREPTITVRADIYSKMQAPVVSAQVQPAMDAIQAKLPLGYRIETGGAVEESLKANGSINVGMPIFLIAVLTLLMLQLQSFQRVIMVVLTAPLGLIGVAAALLLLGRPFGFVAMLGTIALFGMIMRNSVILIDQIERNITEGQAVFDAIVEAAVRRFRPIMLTALAAILAMIPLSRSVFFGPMATAIMGGLAVATVLTLLFLPALYAAWFRVKR
- a CDS encoding efflux RND transporter periplasmic adaptor subunit is translated as MRNWWVMPIVAVVASGCSKPAEKPEATRPAMVYVVSQAAHGGQAVYAGEIHAQHEADLGFRVGGKVLARLVELGAAVKPGQALARLDASDALLASTQAQAQLAGAEADAANAASELARSQKLVAQQFISPSALDSRITASKAAQARLNALRAQAGVTANQSRYTTLTAEAAGVVTAVNVEAGQVVSAGQPVLRVAYDGVREVQVRVGESIAGQLKVGQPAQVHLWAMPDQWLPARVREIAPAADETRTYLVKVSLAEAAPAIRLGMSASVVLADAGVQSAAVALPAGALFQQGKQTAVWVVNQQHQVHLVPVSVVQYREDGMLVQANLPAGTQVIAAGAHKLHEGQAIVPAAYDGVAPAGSI